GTGGACATGCCGAACGGAAGTCAGAGGTCAGAGGTCAGATGATTTTCGCTGGATTACCGGCGAGACGCTGCACTGACGGGCGGGTACCACTAACAGGAGATTATCATGCTGGCACGCTTCTTCATCGACCGCCCCGTCCTGGCTTGGGTGATCTCGATCGTCATCATCCTGCTCGGGGGCATCTCCGCCGTTCTGCTGCCGATCGCCGAGTATCCGGAGATTACGCCTCCGAATGTTCAGGTGACGGCCACGTACCCTGGCGCAGTCGCGCAGGTTGTTGCCGACACGGTGGCCGCGCCGATCGAGCAGCAGGTCGTTGGAGTCGAGGGCATGCTCTACATGTCGTCCCAGAGCAACAACGACGGCTCGTACACCCTGGATGTGACGTTCGCGCTGGGGACCGATGTCAATATGGCGCAGGTGTTGGTGCAGAACCGCGTCGCCATCGCCGAGCCGACGCTCCCGGACGTGGTTCGAGCCATCGGCGTGACTGTCAAGAAGCGGTCTCCGGACATCCTTCTGGCAGTCGGACTCTATTCGGAGATCAACCCGGAGACCGGACGTCCTTATTACGACCAGCTCTATATGAGCAATTACGCCACCATCCAGCTCAAGGATGCGCTGGCGCGGGTGGAGGGCGTTGGCGACGTTCTCATATTCGGCCAGCAGGACTACAGCATGCGCATCTGGCTCGACCCGGACAAGCTCCAGTCGAGGAACCTGACGGCCGACGACGTGATCCGCGTCTTGCGCGAGCAGAACGTGCAGGTGGCGGCCGGACAGATCGGCCAGCCGCCGGTCCCTCGCGGTCAGGACTTCCAGTATACCGTGAGCACTCTCGGTCGGCTTGTCGAGGCCGACCAGTTCGCCGACATCGTCCTCAAGACCGGCGCCGATGGGGAGGTCACCTATCTGAAGGACGTCGCCCGGACCGAGTTGGGCGCCCGGAGCCAGGACACGTTGCTGCGATGGGACGGCAAGCAGTCGGCGGGCATTGGCATCTTTCAGTTGCCCGGCTCGAACGCGCTGGACACGGGCGATCGAATCAAGGCCAAGATGCGAGAACTGGGAACCCGCTTCCCCAAGGGGCTCGGCTATGCCATCGTTTACGACACCACGCCGTTCATTCGCGAATCCGTGAACGAGGTGCTCCGCACGCTGCGCGACGCGGTCATCCTAGTGGCCATCGTCATCCTATTGTTCCTACAAGATTGGAGAGCACTGCTCTTGCCCGTCATCGACGTGGCCGTGTCGCTAGTCGGCACCTTCGCCGTCATGAAGCTGATGGGGTTCTCGCTGAACAACCTGACATTGTTCGGGTTAGTTCTTGCGATTGGCATCGTCGTCGACGACGCCATCGTCGTTCTGGAGAACATCGAGCGCTGGCTGGATAAGGGCCTACCGGTGCGCGAGGCCACGATCCGGGCGATGAACGAAATCACCGGGCCGATCCTCGCCATCACGTTAGTGCTCAGCTCGGTGCTCCTGCCCAGCGCATTTCTTGGCGGTCTCACCGGCCAGTTCTTTCGCCAGTTCGCCCTGACCATCTCGGTGTCGATGCTCATCTCCGCCATAAACGCCATGACCATGACGCCGGCTCGGGCGGCCTGGATTTTCGGTGGACGAAAGCCCGTCAAGGCTGTGGGACAAACTGTCCAGCCTGACTCTTCGAAGCGTCAGGCTGGAAGGTTTGACATACAGGGCAAGGAGGCTCTGCCGTGGTGGAGCTTCGCCCTATTCGGCGGATTGGCAACCGTCTGGCTACTGGCGCCGAATCTTGGCGCTTGGCTCGGCCTGCCGATTGGCGCAGAGGGCAGTGAGCCAGCGCCCGGCGGCCCGCTAGCAACGCTGCGATCATTGGGGGTGTATTTCGTCCTGTTCTTACCCGGCGCCGTCGCCGGAGGGGTGCTTGGCAGGCTCATAATCCGGCCGGTCAACTGGGCCTTGGACCGCTTTTTCCGGGGCTTCAACTGGGTATTCGAGCGGGTGACACAAGCTTACGGCAAGACGGTGGGCTGGTTCCTCCGCCTCAGCGCGATCGTGCTGCTAGTCTACGTCGGCCTGATCGGCATGACCGGTTTCGGCTTCGCTCGTGTCCCCGGCGGCTTCGTCCCTAATCAGGACAAGGGTTACCTGCTGGCCAACATCCAATTGCCCGATTCGGCCTCACTGGAGCGCACAACCGAAGTGACGCAGGCGGTCGAAAGGATTGCCCTCGAAGTGCCCGGAGTTGCACATACGGTGGCCATCCCGGGGCAGTCGTTCGTCCTCAACGCGCTCAGCTCGAATTACGGTTCGATGTTCATCATCCTCAAACCGTTCCCCGAACGCCGCGCCGCGGAGTTATCCGGCGAGGCCATCCTCAGCCATCTCCGCGGAAGGCTGCAGAGGGAAGTTCCGGAGGCACGCGTATTGGTCTTTGGGGCGCCGGCGGTGCAGGGTCTCGGCAACGCCGGCGGTTTCAAGCTGATGGTGGAGGCCACCGGCGACGTGAACTTCGACGCGCTCCAGGGCCAAGCGGACAATCTGGCCGCCAAGGGGAACCAACAGCCCGGCCTCGTCGGCCTGTTCAACGGCTTCCGCTCCAGAACGCCTCAGCTCTACGCCGACATCGATCGGACTAAGGTCAAGACGATGGGGGTGCAACTGACCGACGTCTTCGACGCGCTGCAAGCGTATTTGGGCAGCTATTACGTCAACGACTTCAACCGTTTCGGTCGCACCTGGCAGGTCAATATCCAGGCCGACGCCTCATTTCGCGAGGACGCGGACACCGTCCGGCAGCTCAAGATCCGAAATGCCGACGGCGACATGGTGCCACTGGGGGCGGTGGCCGACGTGCGTGACTCCGCCGGGCCAGTGCAGATCACTCGATACAACATGTTCCCCGCGGCGGCGATCAATGGCGCTTCGTTGCCCGGGATGAGCACCGGCGATGTGCTGGCGACGATGGAGAAGTTGTCGCAAGAGCTGCCGCGCAACATGACCACCGAGTGGAGCGAGTTGAGTTACTTGCAAAAGCAGTCCAGCAAGATCGAGCAGTTCCGGGACCTGCAGCAGAACCCGTTCAGCGCCTTCGCTCTGGGAGTCGTGCTCGTGTTCTTTGTGCTCGCCGGCTTATACGAGAGTTGGTCGCTGCCATGGGCGGTGATCTTGGTCGTGCCGATGTGTCTGCTGAGCGCACTGGCGGGCATCGCCCTGGCGGGGATGGATGTGAACATCTTCGTGCAGGTTGGGTTCGTGGTGCTGGTCGGACTGGCAGCCAAGAACGCCATCCTCATCGTCGAGTTCGCCCGCGACCGGCAGCAGGAGGGTGCATCCCGATTCGACGCCGCCGTGGAGGCCGGCCGGGTGCGGCTGCGGCCGATCTTGATGACATCGTTCGCGTTTATCCTCGGCGTATTTCCGCTGGTGATCGCTCAGGGGGCCGGCGCCGAAATGCGCCGCACGCTGGGCACGGCGGTCTTCGCCGGCATGGTCGGGGTGACCTTGTTCGGCATCTTTCTGACGCCGGTGTTTTACTATGTCGTCCGCCGGTTCAGCGGCTTGCGACAGGAGCCGCTACTGTCCGCCGGGCAAGGAGACGCGCCGCCGAGGGCCGGGGGGTGATTGTCCCGAGCGGCGGCAACGAACGCGCCTAGCGTCACGGCAATTTCGACGGCTCAACGGCTCGAGCCGCCAATGCTATTGGGAAGTGTGGGCCGCTGAGAATGCGGCTGGCAGGCAAGCGCGCGCAGGCATTCTTCCATTGATTGCCGATCGTGCCGTCAGCGAATTGCCAGATGAATAGCCAGTGCTGAAACGAACCGATCAGCAGGATAACATGAAACGTTTCGTGGGCGTGAATCACGCCGGGAATGAGGGTTGGCCAGCCGAATTCCTGACATAAGGCGGCGAGCGAGGTCATCGCACTGCCGGCCAACAGGGGCCAGATAAACGCAAATCCGTAACGCCGCCAGAGATCGATCATCGCCACGATGCCGGACCATCCGAGGCCAAGATAAAGTCCGAGCCGCAGTCCCTCGCCGACGTCGATTGCGAAAAACGTCGTGAATAGAATGCCCGCGACGGCAGCAGTCCAAACCGCGATCAACAACGCCCGGCGCAATCGACCTTGATACAGCAGGCCATAAACCGGAGTGAAGGTGCCGGCAATCAACAGGTAGACCGCGGCGTGGTCGAGCTTTCCCATCAATTGATGTGCCGCGCTGCCGCGAATCATCATGTGATAAAGACCGCTCATCGAAAACTGGAAGACATTCGCCGCAACGTAGACACTCAACAGCGTCACGCGGAGTCTGCCTCCCGAACCATGGCGCAGCAGAATAAGGCCCAGCACCACGAACAACGCCGCCCCGCAGAGATGGCTAATCGCGGCAAACGGCTCGTAAAAGCCCGGCAGATGATAGAGTTGCAGGAGGCTGCTCGATGCGGCGGTCGTAACCGTTGACAACATGCTTTGTCGATTCGCTGAGTTCCGTCGGCGCCTGGGATGCACGCATAGCACGTCCGTGCTTGGGCGAGGAAGTCTACCCGCGGACTGCAAGGGCGTCGAGGTGAGAGTGCGAGAGATGATCGGTCCGTTGGTTCCGCGTCAGGCCTTCTTCTTGCGGAACAGCGAGTGCAACTTGCACGCACATTGCGGGTGCACGCCGGACAGGGAGTACGTCCGCTCGCCGCAGACCGGACAAATCGACCGCTCTTCCGGTGGCAGCAATGGCGGCGGTTTCCGATTCTTTGGCGTTTTATGGTCGGTCATGACGGAACTTGGAGCACGTTGGTAGCGAGGACATTGCCCTTCCGCCCACCTTCACCGTTCCGGTTCTACGGGTGTCGCCATCGCTCCCAGAGTTCCGCGTAGGAGTTTGCATCGCGAATTCCGGCCAGCAGAGCGTCTCGGGTGCCCTCGGCGGCGTGCTGGTCGTCGCGCACGGCGATCGTCTTTTCGCCGGCGAGCACGTACAACGCCTCAAGATTTTCGTTCCGCCCGAATTTTTCCACGATCGCCTTTTTGACGGCTGTCGCGGCGTAATCAATGTCTCGCGCCATGCTTATCCAATCTGTCAACAGACTTTCATTCCTCTGCCGTCACTGGGAGCCGAACTTCGTAGCGCGTCATGCGGTTGACCTTTTGCGGCAATTCTTTAACCAGGCATTCTCGCCGGCATTCGGCGATGCTCATTGAATAGGGAATCCAGGCCCCTTTTTCATATTCGAACGTGCCCTTGGCTTCATCTTCGAGCACGATGAAAGCCTTTCCATACACGACCGGCGCCTTCTTCTCGTACACGGCCCGCGGCTCGCTCGGCGGCGCTGCCCGCGATGGCCGCACGGGCCGCCTGTTGCGCTGGTTGTGGAAGCGATGTTTCTGAGCCATAAGTGGTTCCTCCATCAACTCATCGAAAAAGAGGCCGCGACCTAACAGACTTCCGAGAGGTTCGGAAGGGCAAACATGGCGGCCGGCCAAGCAGGCAAGGCGAAAGAGGCGCCGCGGGCGACAAAAGAGCTACGCCACGGACCGCGTCGTCAAACCGACTGCGTTTCATTGTACCAGCCCCGCTGGCGAAAGATAGGGCGATTCGGACCTGCGCCATCTCCGCAAAACCGCCGGGTCGCACGTCCGCCGTGGCGGAGACAGTCCCGTTCGCCCTGGATGTTTTGCGAGGGGTTCTTACGGCTTGCGACGATGTCGAAAAACTCGGGTTGACGCGGCTTGGTGAGTAAGCATAAACTCACCGCCGCAACGACGCGAGCAAGCTATGAAGACCATCGTCAAACCGAAATCGACGAGCCGAGCGGCAACCCGATCCGCGGCAAAGCTCACCAGCGAAGAGCGCCGCGCCGCGATCGTCGTGGCCGTGCGGCAGGTATTTGCCGAGAAGGGGTTTCACGGCACCACCACCCGCGAATTGGCTGTCGACGCGGGAGTCTCCGAAGCCTTGCTCTTCAAGCATTTTCCAAATAAAGAGGCCCTCTACGCGGCGATGCAGATCTCGTGCAGCCAGCAGTTGGGGGAATTAGTGATGCAGCGGCTCGAGGCCCTCGAGCCATCGGCTTCGACGCTCGTGATCCTGATTCACTTGTTGGTATCGCACATGCTGTCGGTGAAGGCACCGGGTGAGGACGACACATCGATCCAAGTTCGGTTGATGCTGCACAGCATCTTGGAGGACGGGGAGTTTGCCCGGCTCAGACTCCAGAAGCTAGCGTCTTGCTGGATTCCGAAGATTGAAGAATGCTTGCAAGCGGCGATCGCCGCCGAGGAGGCAGTGGTAGGCCCGGTGCGGCCGAACGTGCGCGGTTGGTTCGTGCACCAATTGGCGGCCGGCGTGAAGATCCATCTGCTGCCGACCGTGCAGGTCGTCGATTATGGCCTTTCGCGCGAACAACTGGCCGAACAGGTTGTCTGGTTCGCGCTGCGCGGCATCGGGCTGACCGACGCGGCGATCAAGCGCTATTACAACCCGGCGGCCCTAGCATTGTTTGCCGGATGATTTTTTTGACCCAACGGTGAGTGAGTGCAAACTAAACGGCGGGAGACAATTTGCAGCCTATCCAAGAACCGCCGGGGACTGTCCCCTTTTGTGGAGCGGGCACCATCGTCCGATGGTCGGGAACAAAAGGGGACTGTCCCCTTCTCCGCAGGCGGTTCTTGGATAGGCTCGTAGAGAGACCCAAGGAGGGACAGTCATGCTCGTACTTAGTCGCAAAGTCGGTGAACAGATCGTCATGCCCGATCAAGAGGTGGTCGTTACGGTCGTGGCGATCCAAGGAAATCGAGTCCGGATCGGAATTACCGCCCCGTCGGGCGTGAGTGTCTTTCGAGAGGAGATCTGCCCAGCGGCGAGCGCCAACATGGGCTGCGCGGTCCAAACCGCGCCACTTCAGGAGTCTTAACCGGCGTCCTACCAAGCGGCTTCGAGACCCAGCGAGGGGCCGTCGAGGCTGATGCCGCCGTTGTGGCTGAAGCCGCCGAGCTGCCGTGGGCCGAGGGCCAGGCCGGCGAGGAAGTAGTTGCTCCAACCGCCGCGAATCCAGAGGTGCTGCGTGAGTTGGTAGCGCCCGATGATCGAGATTTCGAAGACTCCGGCGACGCCCGTGCTGGAATTCCTCTGATTGATGGGCACGAAGCCCGGCGGATTGCCGCTGATCGCGCCGCTCGAATTCAAGTTCGAATAGCTTTCACTATTGAAGTTGGCAAAGATGCCGGCCTTCAATTCGCTGTTCAATTGGAACCGCCGCCAATCGCGGATGATTTGGAATCCGACTTGCGGGCCGAGTAGATTGTTGGCCGTCTTGATGTCGATGTTCTCGAAATCTCCGGTGGCCGTGTCGGCGCCGCTGAGGTTGAATTTGTCGGAGACCTGCACGTAGCGCAGGCCCCACAGTCCGGCGACCGACCAGGTCATGCCGCCGCTGCCGCCGAAGCGCTCGTTAATTTCGACATTATTCAGGCGGCTGCCGTAGGTGTAGCCGAGGCTATTGTCGAAGCCGCCGATCAGCCCGTCGGTTTGGGTCCAGGGGGAAAACGCCAGGACGCTGTCGCCGATGGGATCGCCATTGATCGTGCGGCCGACGGACCATTGCTGGAGGCCGAAATAGGTCAGCTCGATGGCATCGCGATCGTTGATGCGATAGCCAAGCTGGAATTTGACGCCCGTGGCCAGTGGAAACAGCTCATCGCCACTGGTGAGTTGGTCGACAACGAAGCTGGGACCGCCGTTGTTGGTCACCGTTTGGCCCAGAATTACATCGCGGTCGTCGGAGCGTTCGAGCCACAGCGCTTCGGCGCTCACCATCCAGTGCGGCGCGTCGGCCGGTAGGCAGATCGTCGAATCCGGCGCGGCTTCTTGCGGCTGCACATAAGCCGGTGGCGGGGCGTACACGGGTTGGCCATAAACCGGCGGGCCGTAGACCGGCGGCTGCACATAGACGGGTTGCTGTGGATAGGTCGGCGGCGTTTGGTAGACTGGCCCTATCGGCGGCGCGGCGGCCGGGCCTTGCGAGATCGGCGGCGCAGCCGGCTGGGTCGTGCCGGGATAAGGCACCGGCGGCATGTTGGCAGGCGAAGCTGGCGCGGCGACCGGCACGGGATCCGGCGGCGGCAGCGAACCGCCGCCTTGCGCCCAGCTAATTGCTGGGATCAAGAGACCGATCGCGACGAACGTCAGGTGGAAAGCGCGGGAATTCGCAGGCATGGGGCGGCAATTGAAGCAAAAACTGCCGCTCGAATCAATGCAGATTTATGCTTCATTGCTGCGCAAGCTGCTGCCGCGCCGCTCGCAGGCCGGCGGAAAGGATCGCGTCACTGCTGTTGCCGCCGGCAATAGTGGCGACCTCGCCGGTGATCGGCTTGGCCGTTTGACGCACCACGATGTCCGGCAGCACGCCGACGTGGACGAACGGCAGGCCGTTTGGCGAGTAGAATTTCGCCGTCGTCAGGCGGATGCCCGCGCCCGCGATATTGAGAGGGAATATGCCTTGTACCGAGCCTTTGCCGTAACTTTTCACCCCGACGATCACGCCCCGATGATGATCGCGGATCGCGCCGGCGAAGATCTCGCTGGCGCTGGCGCTATCGCCGTCGATCAGCACCACCAGCGGCATCCGCCAGGCGCCGGCCGCGCGGGCCGTGTACACATAGTTCTCTTGCGGGCTGCGTCCCTTCGTGGAAACGATGTTTCCTTGGTCGATGAATTTATCTCCCACGTCAACGGCGGCGGTCAACAGCCCACCCGGATTCCCTCGGAGATCCATCACCAGGCTCTTCATCCCCTGGCGATAGAGCTTCCAGAGGGCCGCGTCCATGTCGCGGCTGGTGGTTTTTTGGAAGCAAGTGAGCTTGAGGTAACCGATTCCCGATTCTTGATCGAGCATCTTCACGTCATCGACGCTGGGCACGTCGACGTGCTCGCGGCGGACGACGACGCGGCGTGCCGGTTCGCCGCCGCTGACATCCAGCAGCTCGACCGAAGAGCCCTCCTCGCCCTGCAAAAGTTCGGCGGCTTGATCCGTGGTTAGTTCGCGGGTCGATTTGCCGGCCACCGCGGTCAGCCGATCGCCGGCCTTGATGCCGGCCCGTTCCGCCGGGCTGCCGTGGATCACGTTGACGATCAAGAGCGCGTTTTCAGCCGCCTTCAGCTCGACTCCGAGGCCCACGAAGTTGCCTTCGATTTGCGAATAGAGGTCATTCAGTTGGTCGGCGGTGAGAAAGGTGGTGTACTCGTCTAATCCGCCCGCGGCGCCGGCCGTGTATTCGAGAATCACTGACGTCGGGCTGAGGCCGAGTTCCGCGCGAGCCAGATGAGCGGCCGAGGCGACTACGTCGCGCAGCTCGTCGCGGTCGCGGACCGCATGGTTGTCGGTCAGGTTGTGCAACCTGCGGCGGAAATCATTGACCGTCTCGGACGGAACCTGAATCGGATTGCTGGAAGCGAACGTCGGCTCGTTCAAGGCGATGTCGAGATCGAGCGTCCCCCGGTCGAGCAGGTGCTTCCAATCGGGTTCTTGAACGTAGTGCGCGTAAACCTTCGACAGCACTTCGGCATAGAGGTCGAGCGCTTGGGCCTCGTCGAGCTGAGCGATGCTGCGGCGGAAGCTGCCATCCGCATATCGGCGGCCGAGATCGTAGTGAATCTTGGCTAGATCGATCCGTTGGGCCAGTTGTGTGATCGATGGATTGGTGCGGACGGCATCTTCGTAGAGCGAAAGCGCTTCACCCCAGCGGCGCTGGTCTTCGAGCTTCGCGCCGCTCGATACGATGTTGTTCACATCGGTCGTCAGCGTAGGCGCCGCTTGCGAAGGAGCGACCTCCAATGGCGCCGATTGGGCGGGCGCCACGCGCACCGCGGGCTCCCGAATTTGAATCGGTCCCTGCGCCCGAGCCGAAATAAAGGAGAAAGAAAAGCCAACCGCCGCCAAAACCAAGGCAGAGGTACGAAGCCAGACCCGGGATCGCATCATAGTAAGATTACCTGCGGAGGGAGGGCGCCGTCAGGCCATAAACTGGCCGTCGCATGGGCGTGCATCCGGTCGATAGGCATCGCAAGCAACTGCGATGCCCATGCACTCGCCAGGCATTTCAATGGGGTGGGTAGA
This genomic stretch from Pirellulales bacterium harbors:
- a CDS encoding S41 family peptidase, with the protein product MRVAPAQSAPLEVAPSQAAPTLTTDVNNIVSSGAKLEDQRRWGEALSLYEDAVRTNPSITQLAQRIDLAKIHYDLGRRYADGSFRRSIAQLDEAQALDLYAEVLSKVYAHYVQEPDWKHLLDRGTLDLDIALNEPTFASSNPIQVPSETVNDFRRRLHNLTDNHAVRDRDELRDVVASAAHLARAELGLSPTSVILEYTAGAAGGLDEYTTFLTADQLNDLYSQIEGNFVGLGVELKAAENALLIVNVIHGSPAERAGIKAGDRLTAVAGKSTRELTTDQAAELLQGEEGSSVELLDVSGGEPARRVVVRREHVDVPSVDDVKMLDQESGIGYLKLTCFQKTTSRDMDAALWKLYRQGMKSLVMDLRGNPGGLLTAAVDVGDKFIDQGNIVSTKGRSPQENYVYTARAAGAWRMPLVVLIDGDSASASEIFAGAIRDHHRGVIVGVKSYGKGSVQGIFPLNIAGAGIRLTTAKFYSPNGLPFVHVGVLPDIVVRQTAKPITGEVATIAGGNSSDAILSAGLRAARQQLAQQ
- a CDS encoding helix-turn-helix domain-containing protein, with amino-acid sequence MKTIVKPKSTSRAATRSAAKLTSEERRAAIVVAVRQVFAEKGFHGTTTRELAVDAGVSEALLFKHFPNKEALYAAMQISCSQQLGELVMQRLEALEPSASTLVILIHLLVSHMLSVKAPGEDDTSIQVRLMLHSILEDGEFARLRLQKLASCWIPKIEECLQAAIAAEEAVVGPVRPNVRGWFVHQLAAGVKIHLLPTVQVVDYGLSREQLAEQVVWFALRGIGLTDAAIKRYYNPAALALFAG
- a CDS encoding carbon storage regulator, with protein sequence MLVLSRKVGEQIVMPDQEVVVTVVAIQGNRVRIGITAPSGVSVFREEICPAASANMGCAVQTAPLQES
- a CDS encoding efflux RND transporter permease subunit, with protein sequence MLARFFIDRPVLAWVISIVIILLGGISAVLLPIAEYPEITPPNVQVTATYPGAVAQVVADTVAAPIEQQVVGVEGMLYMSSQSNNDGSYTLDVTFALGTDVNMAQVLVQNRVAIAEPTLPDVVRAIGVTVKKRSPDILLAVGLYSEINPETGRPYYDQLYMSNYATIQLKDALARVEGVGDVLIFGQQDYSMRIWLDPDKLQSRNLTADDVIRVLREQNVQVAAGQIGQPPVPRGQDFQYTVSTLGRLVEADQFADIVLKTGADGEVTYLKDVARTELGARSQDTLLRWDGKQSAGIGIFQLPGSNALDTGDRIKAKMRELGTRFPKGLGYAIVYDTTPFIRESVNEVLRTLRDAVILVAIVILLFLQDWRALLLPVIDVAVSLVGTFAVMKLMGFSLNNLTLFGLVLAIGIVVDDAIVVLENIERWLDKGLPVREATIRAMNEITGPILAITLVLSSVLLPSAFLGGLTGQFFRQFALTISVSMLISAINAMTMTPARAAWIFGGRKPVKAVGQTVQPDSSKRQAGRFDIQGKEALPWWSFALFGGLATVWLLAPNLGAWLGLPIGAEGSEPAPGGPLATLRSLGVYFVLFLPGAVAGGVLGRLIIRPVNWALDRFFRGFNWVFERVTQAYGKTVGWFLRLSAIVLLVYVGLIGMTGFGFARVPGGFVPNQDKGYLLANIQLPDSASLERTTEVTQAVERIALEVPGVAHTVAIPGQSFVLNALSSNYGSMFIILKPFPERRAAELSGEAILSHLRGRLQREVPEARVLVFGAPAVQGLGNAGGFKLMVEATGDVNFDALQGQADNLAAKGNQQPGLVGLFNGFRSRTPQLYADIDRTKVKTMGVQLTDVFDALQAYLGSYYVNDFNRFGRTWQVNIQADASFREDADTVRQLKIRNADGDMVPLGAVADVRDSAGPVQITRYNMFPAAAINGASLPGMSTGDVLATMEKLSQELPRNMTTEWSELSYLQKQSSKIEQFRDLQQNPFSAFALGVVLVFFVLAGLYESWSLPWAVILVVPMCLLSALAGIALAGMDVNIFVQVGFVVLVGLAAKNAILIVEFARDRQQEGASRFDAAVEAGRVRLRPILMTSFAFILGVFPLVIAQGAGAEMRRTLGTAVFAGMVGVTLFGIFLTPVFYYVVRRFSGLRQEPLLSAGQGDAPPRAGG
- a CDS encoding hemolysin III family protein; the protein is MLSTVTTAASSSLLQLYHLPGFYEPFAAISHLCGAALFVVLGLILLRHGSGGRLRVTLLSVYVAANVFQFSMSGLYHMMIRGSAAHQLMGKLDHAAVYLLIAGTFTPVYGLLYQGRLRRALLIAVWTAAVAGILFTTFFAIDVGEGLRLGLYLGLGWSGIVAMIDLWRRYGFAFIWPLLAGSAMTSLAALCQEFGWPTLIPGVIHAHETFHVILLIGSFQHWLFIWQFADGTIGNQWKNACARLPASRILSGPHFPIALAARAVEPSKLP